Proteins co-encoded in one Candidatus Thiodictyon syntrophicum genomic window:
- a CDS encoding TorF family putative porin: MNAPRVRTACAVAALLSAGHGITQQALAADESPHSLKANVALTSNYMFRGISQTNNGPAVQGGFDYTYVPWSLYLGAWGSNVDSSSGSGYYYLDQGNQQVIVGPDTADALYQSLKAPGYDGASMELDLKAGWAPTFGKLSVDLGYLRYQYPMTKTDANNTNEYHLGLGYDVMGYFTPKFTANYSEDFYGLGGAWYYDLQVAVPLPYAFSLTAHYGWTRYNHSVNNGGGYSYDDYSVSLSREVYSGVVLALAWVDRTDTDLCAAPFQCGSTGVFTLSKSF; encoded by the coding sequence ATGAACGCACCCCGAGTCCGCACGGCCTGTGCCGTTGCCGCACTGCTCAGCGCCGGGCACGGCATCACGCAGCAGGCCCTGGCCGCGGACGAATCTCCCCATTCCCTGAAGGCCAACGTCGCGCTTACCAGCAACTATATGTTTCGCGGCATCAGTCAGACCAACAACGGCCCGGCGGTCCAGGGCGGCTTCGACTACACCTATGTCCCGTGGAGCCTGTACCTGGGCGCCTGGGGCTCGAATGTGGACAGTTCGTCCGGCAGCGGCTACTACTATCTCGACCAAGGCAATCAGCAGGTCATCGTCGGACCGGATACCGCGGATGCACTGTATCAGTCGTTGAAGGCCCCGGGCTACGATGGGGCCAGCATGGAACTGGACCTGAAGGCCGGCTGGGCACCGACCTTCGGCAAGCTCAGCGTCGACCTCGGTTACCTGCGCTACCAGTATCCGATGACGAAGACCGACGCCAACAATACCAATGAATACCACCTGGGCCTCGGCTATGACGTCATGGGCTACTTCACGCCCAAGTTCACGGCCAACTACAGCGAAGATTTCTATGGTCTCGGGGGCGCCTGGTACTACGACCTCCAGGTCGCCGTCCCCCTGCCTTATGCCTTCAGCCTCACCGCGCACTACGGCTGGACGCGCTACAACCATAGCGTAAACAATGGCGGCGGCTACAGCTACGACGACTACAGCGTGAGCCTCTCGCGCGAGGTCTACAGCGGCGTTGTGCTTGCCCTCGCCTGGGTCGACCGCACCGACACCGACCTGTGCGCGGCGCCCTTCCAGTGCGGCAGTACCGGGGTCTTCACGCTCTCCAAGTCCTTCTGA